The following are encoded together in the Phaseolus vulgaris cultivar G19833 chromosome 9, P. vulgaris v2.0, whole genome shotgun sequence genome:
- the LOC137821581 gene encoding repetitive proline-rich cell wall protein 2-like encodes MASLSFLVLLFAALVLSPQGLANYDKPPVYKPPIQKPPVYKPPVEKPPVYKPPVEKPPVYKPPVEKPPVYKPPVQKPPVYKPPYGKPPVHESQYEKAPLYKSPPLYKPPVHKPPVEKPPVYKPPVHKPPVEKPPVHKPPYGKPPVQESQYEKPPVYKSPPVYKPPVHKPPVEKPPVYKPPVHKPPVEKPPVYKPPYGKPPHPKYPPGSN; translated from the coding sequence ATGGCTTCCTTAAGCTTCCTAGTTCTGCTCTTTGCAGCTCTGGTTCTGTCCCCTCAAGGGCTTGCTAACTATGACAAGCCTCCTGTCTACAAGCCTCCCATTCAGAAGCCACCTGTGTACAAGCCCCCAGTAGAAAAGCCACCAGTTTACAAGCCCCCAGTAGAAAAACCACCAGTTTACAAGCCCCCAGTAGAAAAACCACCAGTGTATAAGCCCCCAGTTCAGAAACCACCAGTGTACAAGCCACCCTATGGGAAGCCACCAGTGCATGAGTCTCAATATGAGAAGGCCCCCCTTTATAAGTCACCACCACTTTACAAGCCACCAGTTCACAAGCCACCAGTTGAGAAACCACCCGTTTACAAGCCACCAGTTCACAAGCCACCGGTTGAGAAACCACCAGTGCACAAGCCACCGTATGGGAAGCCACCAGTGCAGGAGTCTCAATATGAGAAGCCCCCTGTTTATAAGTCACCACCAGTTTACAAGCCACCTGTTCACAAGCCTCCAGTAGAAAAACCACCAGTTTACAAACCCCCAGTTCACAAGCCCCCAGTAGAGAAACCACCAGTTTACAAGCCACCATACGGGAAGCCACCACACCCAAAGTACCCTCCAGGTTCTAACTGA